One stretch of Longimicrobiaceae bacterium DNA includes these proteins:
- a CDS encoding acyl carrier protein: protein REQAARLLGLAPRAVDPSRPLQEMGFDSLMAVELRNALGAAIGRGLPATLLFDHPTLDALAAFLDRETAPAPAPAAGGTGGASPEDAVLVAEVRSLSDEEAERQLLVELATLVTE, encoded by the coding sequence TCCGCGAGCAGGCCGCGCGGCTCCTGGGGCTCGCCCCGCGCGCCGTGGACCCGTCGCGCCCGCTGCAGGAGATGGGCTTCGACTCGCTCATGGCGGTGGAGCTGCGCAATGCGCTGGGCGCCGCCATCGGCCGGGGGCTCCCGGCCACCCTCCTCTTCGACCACCCCACCCTGGACGCGCTCGCCGCCTTCCTGGACCGGGAGACCGCCCCCGCCCCCGCGCCCGCCGCGGGCGGGACCGGCGGCGCGTCCCCCGAAGACGCCGTGCTCGTGGCGGAGGTGCGCTCGCTCTCCGACGAGGAGGCCGAGCGGCAGCTCCTGGTGGAACTCGCTACCCTGGTGACCGAATGA